From Pedobacter indicus, a single genomic window includes:
- a CDS encoding cytochrome B produces the protein MNLHLALKHLHSGWRYVALLLIILAIISAFSGWFGKNNYTEGNRKLNLFTLIAFHLQALIGIILYFVSPKVRLDDMAMAMKDSISRYWTVEHLFMMLIAVILITIGHSKSKKIAASFQKHKTIAIFYTLALIIVIVGVSMSGIPIWAMS, from the coding sequence ATGAACTTACATTTGGCATTAAAACATCTGCACTCAGGATGGCGTTATGTTGCTTTGTTATTAATTATACTCGCAATTATTAGTGCATTCTCTGGTTGGTTTGGAAAAAACAACTATACTGAAGGCAACCGAAAACTTAACCTGTTTACGTTAATAGCTTTCCATTTACAAGCATTAATTGGCATCATTCTCTATTTTGTAAGTCCAAAAGTCAGATTGGACGATATGGCCATGGCGATGAAAGACAGTATTAGCAGATATTGGACCGTCGAGCACCTGTTTATGATGCTTATTGCCGTTATACTCATTACCATTGGACACTCCAAATCGAAAAAGATTGCTGCTTCATTTCAAAAGCATAAAACCATTGCGATCTTCTATACACTCGCACTAATCATTGTAATT